A window of Mucilaginibacter robiniae genomic DNA:
CCGACCACGAGAAAATAGCCTGAAACATGAATAACAAAATAGCAAAGAAAAAAACAAAGCCAAATACCCGGTGTGTTAAAAATCTATCAATCCGGTTACTCAAGGTTTCTTCCTGAGCGTTTTCTTTTTTCTTAACCGTATCGTACAGTAAATCGTTGATGAAGTTATAGCGGGCTATAGTTTCGGTAGCCTGCGCCTTTTGCGAATGAAAGCTGAATTTTTGCTCCAGCTCCTCAATGCGGTTACTTTCATCAGTTGATAAAAAGGTCAGTGTTTCATGCTGATGGGCCAGTTGCAGGGCATAATAAGGGTTATCCACCTGCATTTCTTCGCCTATGCTGCTGATTAATTGAGGAGCTATAGCTTCAATATCAATTGTATCTTGTTGCAGTGCAAACTGATTGGCGTAAGAAATTTGTGTTTTCAGCTGATCAATACCCTCATTGCGGCGGGCTGATATAGGTACTACAGGTACACCCAGCTTTTTGGAAAAAGCATTTACGTTAATCTCTATACCATCTTTGCGGGCCATATCCATCATGTTCAAGGCCACAATAACAGGTATTTTCAAATCAGCTACCTGTGTATATAAAAGTAGATTTCGCTTCAGGTTGGAAGCATCCAGAATGATGACCACTAAATCGGGCTTCAAAGCCGCATCACGGTTAGCTAATACTGAAAATACAATAGATTCGTCCCGGCTTTTGGGATACAAGCTGTAAGTACCCGGCAAGTCGATAATTTCAGCACGACGGCCGTCAGGAAGGGTACAATAACCGGTTTTTTTATCAACGGTTACACCCGGAAAATTTCCAATTTTTTGATTAAGCCCGGTAAGAAGGTTAAATAGGGTTGATTTACCGGTGTTGGGGTTTCCTACAAGCGCAACTTTAATCTCAGCCTTCAATGGATAAACTATTGTAAAATAATAGTCGAAGCTTCACGCTTGCGTAGGCTCAGCATGTAGCCGGAAACATTAATGGCTATTGGGTCGCCCAGTGGGGCTACGCGTTCTACCTTAATCTCTTCACCCGGCAAGCATCCCATCTCCATCAGTTTTACCGACATTTCCAGATCAGTAAATTCCTTGATAACCCCTTTTTTTCCTACTTGCAGTTGCGATAACTTTTTCATAATCAAGAGCACAAACGTAGTTCTTATTTATATCAATTCCAAATAAATACAGTGTGGATGATAGAATATGTTTGTGGTAGTGTTAATTTAAAGTAAACTTCTTTATCATAGCAGTAGTATGCTGTTTGCCTATAACCTATAATGAACATGGGCGCAGCCAAGACTGATAAGGATAACTAGCATAGGAATGAACTTAGGCATTCAAATTTTCCATAAAAATTATCTTACCTTTTGTTTACAGAAGCTTACACAGCATTATGTATAGGAGCAGAACGGC
This region includes:
- a CDS encoding FeoA family protein, whose translation is MKKLSQLQVGKKGVIKEFTDLEMSVKLMEMGCLPGEEIKVERVAPLGDPIAINVSGYMLSLRKREASTIILQ